From Argopecten irradians isolate NY chromosome 2, Ai_NY, whole genome shotgun sequence, the proteins below share one genomic window:
- the LOC138315898 gene encoding gamma-aminobutyric acid receptor-associated protein-like 2 — MKFNFREEHTLEQRNAESTKIKDKYPERIPVIVEKDPKSQIQDIDKRKFLVPNDISVAQFMWIIRKRIQLPSEKAIFLFVGKVLPQSSASMGQVYEEHKDEDGFLYIAYSGENTFGHC, encoded by the exons AACAAAGAAATGCAGAATCAACAAAGATAAAGGATAAATACCCTGAAAGAATTCCG GTGATTGTTGAAAAAGATCCCAAGTCACAGATTCAGGATATAGACAAACGCAAATTCCTTGTTCCCAATGACATTTCTGTAGCACAATTCATGTGGATTATCCGTAAACGTATTCAGTTACCATCAGAAAAAGCTATCTTCCTGTTTGTTGGCAAAGTTCTCCCACAATCAAG TGCCAGTATGGGTCAGGTTTACGAGGAACACAAGGATGAAGATGGATTCCTGTATATTGCCTACAGTGGAGAAAACACATTTGGTCATTGTTGA
- the LOC138315900 gene encoding serine/threonine-protein kinase PRP4 homolog → MANGAGLVDSEYKENFSEGETTSSEEDAGEVKSEAHIKQSTHTSKKDKKKHKHKHKHKHKHGSDRHKHKHKRKKHKADKTPLEENPNPKKKMRLEDSDLEKLEAAREALKAVLNSEGDDSMVNSMNLIAQGYADSEEEEEEGEVDHEETKAEKAKRREWQMLEMALANKAKEAAEEAEENSDIEITGVENVKKSNSGIKRSKKGDSSHIRNESKDRKNREKKDSNRKKVSRSKSPKGRHDNHSTDRDRDNRSERDDRPHRMQRSRPSSRSPVRRRSKERDISPRRENSRLDERRGREDRPDRRSPLRRSSPLRRSSPSRRPSPSRRSSPGRRSSPGRRSPIRRSPLRRLSPSQRSSPSRRRSPDRRSPGRMDRFRRPSPGRNRHAYDRDRGRDHRGRRSRSRDRHNRSKEKPEDKFKGSLSEGMVKGKEESDEELDLDFSSDEDDEDALIEKRRKEREALLQKLKPSVTEENEDSRLTGDDGDTQATHSSSDSSSSSDSDDLVGEEDIYDFEESMDKKRKALQDVTAENAKEGKSVTLGDNK, encoded by the exons ATGGCGAACGGAGCAGGCCTTGTGGACAGCgaatataaagaaaattttaG cgaaggggagacaactagcAGTGAAGAAGATGCAGGAGAAGTAAAGAGTGAAGCACACATCAAACAATCAACACATACATCAAAAAAggataagaaaaaacacaaacacaaacataaacataaaCACAAACATGGAAGTGATCGCCATAAGCATAAACATAAACGAAAGAAACATAAAGCTGATAAAACACCTTTAGAAGAAAATCCTAATCCTAAAAAGAAAATGCGACTTGAAGACAGTGATTTAGAAAAACTTGAAGCTGCCCGGGAAGCTCTTAAAGCAGTTTTAAATTCTGAGGGCGATGATTCCATGGTTAATTCTATGAACCTTATTGCACAAGGTTATGCAGATAGTGAGGAAGAGGAAGAAGAGGGAGAGGTCGATCACGAGGAAACAAAGGCAGAGAAAGCGAAAAGGCGGGAATGGCAAATGTTAGAAATGGCATTGGCAAATAAAGCAAAAGAGGCAGCAGAAGAAGCTGAAGAAAATTCAGATATTGAAATTACtggtgtagaaaatgtaaagAAATCTAACTCTGGTATTAAGAGGAGTAAAAAGGGTGATAGTAGTCATATAAGAAATGAAAGCAAAGACAGGAAAAATAGAGAGAAAAAGGACTCCAATAGAAAGAAAGTATCAAGAAGTAAATCTCCAAAAGGGAGACATGACAATCATAGTACAGATAGGGATCGTGATAATAGGAGTGAACGTGATGATAGGCCACATAGGATGCAACGCAGTAGACCATCAAGTAGGTCACCTGTCCGGCGAAGATCTAAGGAGAGGGACATCTCACCTCGCAG GGAAAATAGTAGACTGGATGAGAGAAGGGGAAGAGAAGATCGACCTGATAGACGATCTCCATTACGTCGATCTTCTCCATTGAGACGTTCCTCTCCTAGTCGACGACCATCTCCATCCAGACGTTCATCACCTGGTCGACGTTCTTCACCAGGCCGACGTTCTCCCATCCGGCGGTCTCCTCTACGACGATTATCCCCGTCACAGCGCTCTTCACCCTCTAGAAGAAGATCTCCAGATCGAAGATCACCTGGTCGCATGGATCGATTTAGACGACCATCTCCAGGGAGGAATAG GCATGCCTATGACCGTGACAGAGGGAGAGATCACCGTGGGCGTCGAAGCAGATCACGTGACCGACACAATAGGAGCAAGGAGAAGCCTGAAGACAAATTTAAGGGTAGCTTATCTGAGGGCATGGTCAAGGGCAAAGAGGAATCAGATGAAGA ACTAGACCTGGATTTCTCTagtgatgaagatgatgaagaTGCATTGATTGAGAAAAGAAGGAAAGAAAGGGAAGCCTTGTTACAG AAACTGAAACCCTCAGTTACAGAGGAGAATGAGGACAGTCGTCTAACAGGAGACGATGGGGACACTCAGGCCACACACAGCAGTAGTGACTCTTCATCATCCTCTGACAGTGACGACCTTGTTGGTGAGGAGGATATATACGACTTTGAAGAATCCATGGATAAAAAACGGAAAGCGTTACAAGATGTTACTGCTGAAAATGCAAAGGAAGGTAAATCAGTTACTTTAGGTGATAACAAATAA